A region of the Panthera leo isolate Ple1 chromosome B3 unlocalized genomic scaffold, P.leo_Ple1_pat1.1 chrB3_random_Un_scaffold_42, whole genome shotgun sequence genome:
gaagaaaggaaacaaacctcCATCAAACAAGCACAGCCTTGTGTAGTAGACATCCTATCCTTGAGGTTATAGACACATTAGTTACTGACTGGAGAAGTCTCTTCACACCATCGActgtcagggaaattcaaatcaagaaTGCAACAGATGCCCTATACACACATCCCAATGGCTCAGGTatgaacaactcagacaacaaatCCAGGTGAGAATCCAGCATACGTGGGGCCTCAAACAATGCAGGAAGGATTGACAAACAAACACCAGCTCTGGAAAACCGTTGGCTGTTGCTTATGAAATTATACATGGATGACATAAAAAGGAACCTGGAAATACCACTCCCGAGTATTTGTCCCTGAAGAATGAAATCCCATGctcagaaaataaatggtgtgtaaatatttacagCATCTTTCTTAGTGTTAGGAGCTCAGAATAAGGCAAAAGTCTTTctatatataaaggaataaaccaaCTACGAAAATTCCATCAATGGGAGGCTTTGCCAGAGAACTGTGACACTACTGATGCACACCTGAAATCAGGTGAAACTCAAAGACATGATGTGGAGGGAAGGGCGGTAGTCCCATAATTACAGAGGTGGTGTGACCTGGGACATTCACACAGCCAGACCATGGTGACAGTGGTTTGGTTGGGCATTCCTTAGctctttctttcccaaaccaCATGATGAGATACTCTGCTTCATTTGACAGCACTCCTATGTTCAACCACCCTCTGATGTATGGAGTCTCCACAGACTGAACCCTACAACCTCGCACTCCTCTGAATGGAGAGTAGTTGAGACCATAGTCTGATATGTGTTCTGACAGGAGCTGTTCCCTCCACTgtccctggctctggctctctcctgcagGTGAGGGGGAGTAGGTTAGGAATCCTCCACTGAAACCATCTGTCTCCTGCACCTGACTCTCCCACAACATGAGGCCCAGACCTTCTTCCTCACACTTAGCTGGAAATGAAGTCAGTTCTATAGGAACAGATTTGCTCCTTGGATTAGAGGATTACTCCATCTCCCCCTTACCCTGGGCAATACTCTGGGCAAAGGTCTGCAGCTGCAGGGCGTGTCGGGGACAAACAGGATTCCAAACAGTTTGGAAACTGAGGGCTCTGTTTAGGGGTGGCTGGCAGCTTCACTGCCTTGTGGCTTGCTTGTCCTGGTGGCATGAGACTCCTGCCATACAAGTCAGGTCTGGGGTGATCAGGTTCCCAGCATCCCTAGTGGACTGTGCCCAGGGCAGAGCTTCCTTCCTGGGAGTGGGGCTGCCAACAATGAGTGAGTCGCACATCTCAGTGGCACCTGCTGGGGCTTGGCCTCAACAGCAAACAGCTTAGGGTCACTGACATCCTGTCCCTCTGGGAAAGAGTCCTCTGAACAGGAGCTGGTCACCGGGAACCGTGTGTATTGGCTACAACAGTCTGGAGGGGAGGTTGCAGCCAGGCTCAGGGGCACATGCCTATAGTCACAGTTACTTGCACTGGAGTTTCTTCTTGCTGATCtggggtgggaaaggaaaagaacataccTTAGTTCAAATAGTCTAGGTATTCTTTCTGGTAGTATATTTTCTGCAATAAATGCTTCTTCATGGGCTGTATGCCAACATGGCCTTTTACAGGcactataaatacattatttgagtttttcttcaaattccagttagttaacatgcaatgtactattactttcaggtgtaaaatatagtgattcaacattgcAATACAGCACCCAGTGTTCGTTATGAGCGctccccttaatccccatcaactaccaccccatccctccacacaccctccccagggtaaccatcagtttttcccCTATAGTTAAGTATCTGTTTCGTGGGGCTTACATGGTTCCATGGGTTAGGCCCACGACTCTTGATCTGGCCTCTTGTCTTGATCTCATcattcctgagatcgagccccactttggtttctgcactgacagcacgacgtttccttgggattctcttcccatctgcctctgccccacctcccattctctctctaaataaataagtgaacattgaaaaaatcgcctatttcttggtttgcctcttctctcttatttgtccctttgcccatttgttgtttcttaaattctacatatggaggaaatcatatatttgtctttctctgacttatttccgtaaatataatactctctaggCCCATCCCTGTCCTTAACAATAGCTAATGTCATTCCTTTTacggctgagaaatattccagtgtGCGTGGACGGGGTTATGTAGATATACCACGTATTCTatacccattcatcaatcaatgcaTACTTCGgctgggttgtttccatagctGGGCTGTTTGTGACATAGCTGCTATAAACAGAGAGGTACAATTcccttaaattagtatttttgtatcctttgggtaaatacctagtagtgcatttgttCTATCGTAacatagttgtatttttagctttctaaggaacctccatgctgttttccatagtggctgtgccagtgtgcattcccaccagcacctccaaaaggatcctctttctctgcatcctcaccaacacctgttgtttcttgtgctgttgagtTCAGCCTTTCTGACCAGTGTGagttgatatttcattgtagtttggatttatatttccctgatgaggagtgatgttgaccatattttcatgtgtttagtgACAATCTGTAGGTCACatttggaaaaatgcttattcatgtcttctggccattttttaataggattattcaGTTCTGGGGGTGAACTTTAAACCATATATagaaaccttaaagactccaccaaaaaaaaaccccgctAGAACTGCTACAATAAACCTGTAAATTTGtagcatacaaaatcaacatatagaaatttgttacatttctatacaccaataatgaagcaggagaaagagaaatcaaggaatcaatcccatttaaaattacaccaaaaccataatatactagaaataaacctaagtaaAGAGGTacaagatctgtactctgaaaagtctgggacatttatggaagaaattgaagaaaacacaaagaaatggaaaaaatattccatgcacatggatcaaaagaaaaatcattgttaaatgacaatactatccaaagcaatctagacattcaatgcaaataattcaatttcctgtcaaataataccagcatttttcacagagctagaacaaataactctaaaattatcatggaaccacaaaagaccccaaataaccaaagatcttgaaaaagaaaaaaacctggaggcatcacaattctggatatcaagctatattacaatgcTGTAGTCGTCAAGACAGGATGATACTggcaaaaaatagacacatacattGATGGAAAAGATTAGAAAACCCTGAAATGGACACATCACTATATGATCAACTAaactttgacagagcaggaaagactatcAAATGGAAAAAGTCCCTTCAAAAactggtgttgagaaaactggacagcatcgTGAACTTgtaatgaacctggaccactttcttacagtagacacaaaaataaatacaaattgaatgaaagacctaaatgtgagacaggaaaccatcaaaatcctagaggaggacacaggcaccaacctctttgaccttggccagaacaagttcttactagacatgtccccagaggcaagggaaacaatagcaaaaataaactattgggatctcatcaagataaaaagcttctgcacagcaaagaacaaatcaacaaaactaaaaggcaactgacaaaatggggGGAGATATTTGTATGACATCTCAGacaatgggttagtatccaaaatctataaagaacgtaccaaactcaacactcaaaaaacaaataatccagtgaagaaatgggcagaagacatgaatacatatttttccaaagaagacatccagatggcaaaagGACACgaataaagatgctcaacaacactcttcttcagtgaaatataaagcaaaaccacaatgagataccaactcacacctgtcacaatgactaaaattaacaattcagaacACACAAAATgtcagcaaggatgcagagaaagcgaAACCCTTTCGCACTGTtgatggtaatgcaaactggcgcagccactctggaaaacagtgtcgagattcctcaaaaaatgaaaaacggaACTATCCTGTGATCAAGCAATTGCATTTATCCAAGGATACCAAAGGTATCCAAAGGATGCCAAAATGGTGATTCGAAAGGGCACGTGCATCCCAATCTTTATGGCAGCCTTATCAACAAAATACAAATTGTGGTacagcccaaatattcatcaacacatgaatgcataaagaagaggtggtaaatatatacaatgcaatattacttagccatcaaaaagaatgacatcttgccaattacaataatgtggatggaactacagtgtattatgctaagtggaacaagtcagtcagaaaaagtcaaatatcctatgatttcacacattagtggaatataagaaacacaacatacagaaaggaaaaataaaataaatcaaaacagagagagaggaaaccagaagacactcttaaatacagagaacaaactgaggggaagtgggggaggtgggctaaatggCATGtggccattaaggagggcactgggtgaaatgagaactgggtgttatatgtatgcGATGGTTCTCTACATTCTACCCCTAAAATGAGtactacgctgtatgttaacagattgaatttacattaatataatacaagaaaattatatatagagagagactgCCTCAAAATagcaagcttctgcacagtgaaggaaacaatcaacaaaacaaaaaagcaacctatggaatggaagaagatatctgTAAATGACATATTCTCAGGGTTGGTTTCCAAAatgtataagttttttttaattgttttcaaattatcagTAGAGTGTGTCCATGCAGTTCAGCACACTGCTGTGTGAGAAGCAAAACTCGTGTCTTCCACTTTTATATTGTGGTAAGATCTCACTGAAAATGAGACCCACACTCTTCACAAAATTTTAACCATACATTACAGTATTGATAATTACAGGGGTAATGATGTGGAGACCCCTTTAAAACTTGTCATCTTGCATAACACAAAATCATAGCCCTTGAGATCTACTCCTCATTTAccctccctgccaggccctggaaACTGCCATTTCACTCTCCATTTCATTGGTATCAAAACCCAAATTCAGTTGCCTGTTGCTGGAAAGGTCAATGTTCAAAGTTTTAGTTTGGGTGGCAAAGGAATTTGAGCTATATTCAGAAGGCCAGCCACTGGGGAGAAGGCAAACTCTTGTCCAAACGTCACCTCTGAGGTTTCTCCCTGACCCAGGGCGTTTTAAAGCAGTAGAGGGTACTTAAACAAGGCAGTGCCATAGTCAATACCATCCTTTGATCATGGGCAGACTGCATGGTGCAAGCTGCCAAATTAACCTCAACTTCCCTGCATCTCCAGCTGAAGAGGGAACCAAACTACATGGGAGGAGActgccagaggccaggaaagaaccCCCATAAGGGATTAGAGGAGAAAACCCCTGGGGCTCACACATGGTCAGCAGTACTTTCTGTTCTCCCCAGCTggcataagaaaatactaaaatacaacctTGTAGTTCACCAATCATCACTCAGAATACTGACAAATGTTTTCCCCAGTGAACTCAGAGGAACCttcaaagcaaaaaccaaaaggatCAAATGGCTTACAAACTAATAGCCAAGGAGAATAAGACacacaaaactacaaagagattTTTGCATCACCCATAAAGGTAAAATTGACAATGTTTACCTCCGCATCACAAGGAAGCAAAAGCAGTGGTCTCCGTAATGAGGAAAAGTAGTCATCCAAAGAAAGTGAGCCAGCAGTACCACAGGACATGGAATTGGTAGAGAAGTTAAGGGTGATATAACTGCATAGCCCATATGCAAGTAGCTGGAGGAAAGATTAAAGGTGTTGACTAGAGCCAAGCCTCTGGGTCCAAATCCCTACCCATGTCCATGTGACCACTCTTGACCAtggcccacctgcccctcccataTCCTCCCCAGCCGAACTGATGTGCAGGGTCACCCAATGCCACACCCTGGGACTGTTGCCTAACCCCACAGGTGGCCCCCACGTGCAGGGTGCTGGCCACCTGGCACAGCCCTCTGTTCTCTCTGATGGTCTAGACCTGGCTTTGCTGAGGatcctccatttatccattctcacTGGCAGATGTCCCTGAGCAGGGGCATGAGGCTGGCAGAGGACCAGGTCACCCTGAGGGCACCCCTCTTGCTATTTGCACTCTCGGCAGTGCTGGCTCCTGTGCAGGGTTCTCAGGGCATCCCTCATGGTGCTACATCTCCTCTGAGATGGTAATTCAAAGGAAGGAGCCACACCACAGCAAGGGCATTCAGAGGCCTGGCTGTCCGTCCTATAGCCTGCGTTTTGGGGCAAGAGACATGTTATGCACATGCGGCACAAGAAACTCTTTTGTTCCAGACTCTGCTGATGATGACTCAGGATGCTCAGGGAGCCTTGCAGGTGGACTAACCCTTCATGCCTCCAGACTGTTACTACCTCAGCTACCTGGAGGAGATTCCTTTTTCCATGGTCACAATTGACACAGGCTATGGCAGCCTTGAAGATATCATGAAGTTGGATTAACTTGCCTATGAAATGAGACCCCTCGGTGATTTCCAATCATTTGAACACTTTGTTTCTCAGATAGTCGAGGACATCTGTGCAATGGGACCTACTTATAACCGGGGATATAAGGAGGACAGGGGACCCCCTGTTCCTCAAGGAAATGCCAGTGCAGCCCCAAGGATCTCTAGTAAGTTCTGTTCATCCCATCACAGAATTTTCAAAGGACTTGCTTTCAGTTTCAAAACAATGTATAGTGTGTTAACCACGTGGAAAAAAGTGCCCAATTCCTAGTAAGGCTAGTTAGCTTAATTGAGTCCATATTTCATGCTATTGATGTAAGTTATTGGTTTCATGGTCATTTATAGTGAGAGACATCAAGCTCACACAGGCAATTATGTGTTGCATCAGagccccttttttttcctcttcaatagTATGAGTGAAAGTATTTTCGATTTCTTAAAACACATTCACCCTTAATGTGATTTGAGATGGGCCCCATGAGGTTCATGGCAGTCCAGTTGTATATTCTATATGCCATCCACCAATGGCTTATATGCCAtcattctgggttatttaggcagacaTTATTTACTCTTGTCTGTCATAGCAACACATCAGATGGCAAGAAATTGTGGCTTGTGCATTGACACTGATGAATGTGCTTGCCAAAAAAGGTCCAGCTGCCTTAGGACCCAACTAACTGGTATAATGGAAGCTTTCAGTAACTGTTCCTTCATTCATATGCAGCACATAATGAATTGTGGAACAGGCAAGTGCATGTTCAACACTGAAATGGtgcatttaaataaaagcctGACCCACTATCATTATGGAAACTACATAGTGGATCCAGGAAAGCAGTGTGACTGCGGCTCATTCAACCAGTGCTACAGCAATCTAGGCTGTATGCGTGATTGTATCTGAACCCCTGGGGGCAAATGGAATACAGGCAGATGCTATACAGACTGCACCAACTCCGCTGCTTGGACACCCTGCAGACCAATCCAAAATATACGTGATCTTCCAGAGTTCTGCCATGGGGTGACCTTGGCATACCCTGATGACTTCCATATGCAAGATGGAACCGGGTGCACTGAAGAGGGCTGCTGCTATCATGGAAACTGCACTGACCGCACTATTCACTGCCAAGAAAGCTTTGGCAGAAATTCTGGGAAAGGTGAAGATGTCTGCTATACCATACATCACAAAGGCAGCCGACATGGACACCTCAGAACACCCTGGGGAAGTCAACGCTGAACCTGTTCCCATACAGGCGTGCCGTGTGGAAGGCTGCAGTGTAGGAATGTCACACATCTCCCTCAGCTGCAAGAACATGTTGGATTCCATCTGTCTGAGATCCAGGGTTCTGATGTTTGGGGCTGGATTCACATCGTAGCACAGGAAAAACCCAGATTCCTCATGTGAGAACTGGTACTTCCTGTGCTTCTGGATAGTTCTGTCGGGATACCTACTGCACTGGCAGTGGGGCTCAGCTGAATTATGACTGTATCCCAGAGAAATGCAGTCACAGAGGGATGTGCAACCATAACAGGAACTGCCACTGCCACACAGGCTGGGATCCTCCATGGTGCACGGACAAGGCACTGGTGGGAGCACAGACTGTGGACCCCTCCCAGAAGAATTCAGCCAGTCAGGCAAAGTCATGAATCCATGGTATATCTCAGAGTGGGTTTTGGTCACATTTATGCCATAATAGCTGCATTCCTCTTTGTTGTTTCTGGAAATGCCAGaactataaacacagagaaagttaAGGAAGAGATTTTTGGAGAAGACAATCCATAATTTAGCCTCCAGACCCCTGAACAACTATAGACAATGCATCTGGTGCatctgtaaaaatacagtattgagGCGGCACAGTTGACATCCACGTTTCCAAGGGTCTGCGGGAGACACAGGGGTCCTCAGGCACATCACAGCTCTGACACCAGGTCTCTCATGGGTCACCGACCAGCActctgaaataaaacttgaaaactgcATGCTTCTGgcttttatgtagtttttaagcCTGTAAGAGCCCAAAATGAGCCTTAGTTTCTGGGAAGAGGACCTGAGTCAGAGCTGTGTCTTGAGCGGAAGTGTCTGGTTCCAGAATTAAGAGAAGTTGACACAAGCTCCTTTATTGGCAACTTCATGAGTTTTCTCCAAAACTATGCTGTTGTGGACTGAAAAGTTTCTCATTCTCCAGGTAATCTGTCTTCCCCCAGTCCCATGTGGGCTCAGGATAATGGAGGGCTACCACCCACCCATACTGCCTGTCCACACGGGCGTGTCTGcgggctgtgagggaaggggacTGCCATTAGGTTCCACTAGCCCAAGCTGTGCCTCTATGGAGAGCAAATTTCCAAATGTGGGAGACTGAGACCATGAGGCTGAAAGTAGCACCCCATAAGTCAATCAGAAGGGTAGGCACAAGCGTCTATGGATGACTCTGGCATCCAGAGGGAGATCGGGAAAGGTgaatccctgctctctttctcttgcctactTTTCAGTGAGTTTAACCTTAGATAAGAATCTGCCTAGggttcccactttggttttccaAGCACCTTCTAGAATAACACAGAGGTGAGCCTGTGAAAGTTAGTGAATTCAGCCCCATCCACCCCCAAGAAATCCTGTACTTGCTACCCTGTTTTCTATGTCCTGATCATGGCGAATGTGGGATGGaggcctgcccttccctgggtCCTTGTGCCCTCTTGTTCTGGGCTCTGTAAGCCATAAATcctgtgcttccatttcctttgttggGGGTGTACTGAAACCCCACCTTCAGTCACAAGGGGCCCACACATCTCATGTACCCCAAACGAGAGCTCAGATACCTAGGGAGCTGCCTGTCACCCACTGTGACTTGCTGTTGCCACTTCCTTCAGCAGGTCACAGTCTTCATGTTCTTAATTCAGTCCAGAAGCTGAGTCCCACAATACATTTATCCCCACGGATGGGATTGGGAGCCTACCTGATGCCCCCCTACAATGCCTTAGACCTAAGAATGGCTCACTCATTCCTCACCCTCACGTCTCAGCTGCTGTGGGAAGGAGCTGGTGCTTGCTGGTGGTCTGTAGCTTTGATTTGGGCTTATGCCAGGTGTTGCCAGAAACCCTCACCCTAAATTATCAGTGCCATGAAAGGTCAGACTCCCTGCAGAGACCAACAAGCAGGCACCAGTCTGGGGGTACAGGGGTGTGTACTTCCTATTCACCTCCAAAGGAGGTGGACACCGAGAACAGTGTTCCTAGATTAGTGTTGAAGAAGACGCCAGCTGCTTGGTCCACTGTGTTGCGGCCAGCACCGTGGTGTTGTGCTTGATTAGCCAGGCCTAGCTAGTGATGGAGGCAAATCTACAAGGAGCATCATGGCACCCAGGGTGGAGGACGTGGCCAAGGCAAGCTCCCCCTAGTGGCTGCAATCCTCGCTGCTGTCACCAATGGCTCCCCACCTGTCAGGTATTGGGTGGGACACCTCAGTGTGGGAGGCCACAGAACACAACTCTGGGAAGAAATAACTTCTATCCCAGATTTCCCCTGTCACGATCCACTACACCTACATGTCCAAGGACCAgcgtgagagacagaaagggtgaCAGGCACTAtaccatcatggaaatgcaaggcTTCCTGGAATCATTTGtccaaagggagggagacaaggacaCTGATTGGCTTTTGTGGGTCTTCGTCATTGGCTCCAAGCTGTTGCTTACAGCACTTGACATGCTGCAGCTGGCTGGATTGGTCCAAGACCGCCAAAGTCATCATTCACTGAAAAACTCAAAGTATCCACAGCCTGTTTACAGAGACACCCTAGAGGAGCCTCCAGACTTTTCACTCTATCAAAAGACCATGACAAGCACGCCAAGGCACAGGGCAGGAGACacaggcaaaaaaacaaaagggggaaggctctgaggaagacgctccccaagcccccagagcccacagaggtaggaagaaagaagctcTGATTCCTGGGACTTGGATTTTTATGGCATGGCAGCACAGGCCCACTGGGAGAGGTCAAGCCCAGGTGACGCCATCCACCTCTAAGATAGAATGGGGACAATTCAAAgagtgtggggtttttgttttttgtttttgccttgtgTCATGCGCCCAAGACCCTTGACCATTTCCAACCTGGAGAAGAGGCCCTTGACAACACCATCTAAGGCGCTCTTCATGAAGGACCACTCTGACCTTAAGTCTGTGCCATTACATGCACAGTGGGGGAACAGGACGACATAGGTTCCTGTCCACGTGACAAGAACCTGatctcaggacccactgtggagacTTCCGGCGGAGGAGGGCATGCATCCATGCCGATAAGAACCGGTTTCATCAGGACCCCCTGTGCAGGATTCCAGAGGACGAGGGCCCAGGTCCACACCGAAAAGAACCCGGTTTCATCAGGACCCGCTGTGGAGGATTCGGGAGGACCCGGGCCGGCGTCCACACAGACAAGGACCCAGTCTCCTCatgacccactgtggaggattcagagggacgtggccccgcgtccacactgacaacaacccggtctcctagggcccactgtggaggattcagggggacgtggccccgcgtccacactgacaagaacccggtctcccagggcccactgtggaggattcagggggacgtggccctgcgtccacactgacaagcaCCCGGTCTCCCAGGGCCCaatgtggaggattcagggggacgtggccctgcgtccacactggggacgtggccctgcgtccacactgacaacaacccGGTCCCCTCAGGTCCCGCCAAGGGAGGAGCAGGCGAGGACAAAGCCAGGCCCCGGGAAGAGGAGCTTCCGGAACCTGGAGGCTGAGGGGGGCGCTGTTCGCCAGACCCTGGGGGGAAAGGACCCTGCGCGGCTTCGTGCGCGGTGACACTGTGTCCCCCGCGGGGCTTACCTCACCGGCGCCGGGCGGCGGGGCCGCGCGGCCGTCTTCCTGCTCCGCGCCCACTCGGTTCCCGCCGCTGCCTCATGCGGTTCGCGGTCCAGGAGCGGGCTCCCCTGGCGGAGCTCGCACTCCCGCCGCTCTGGCCTCGCGGGTCCCTTCGGCCTCCGCGCGGGGCGGGGTGTCCCTCCCGAGTCTGCCACGGCGCCGTGGGGACTTCTGTGCGACACCCCGGAGCTGCAGATGGCTCCGGGCAGGACAGACGTGCTCACAGGGGCGGTTCCTCCGCGGCCAGGAGCACAGAGCAGCTCTCCGCCCCCGTGCGTCTTCCTCCGTTTCTGTCCCCAGTGCCCTGTCCTGGGACAGCAGGCCTGCCACCTCCTTGCTGAGATTTCCTCTGGGGCACGTCGTTCCTTCCGCCGCGGTTGCAAATGGCAccgtctcttcctttctctttccgaCGGCTCGTCAGGAGCGTGCAGACGTgcacgtggtgtgtgtgtgctgctcTCCTATCCTGCGAGTGTCCTCGTTGCTCCTTCCGTTGCCCTTGGAAATAACCCGCCAGTTATGTTACCAGCCAAAGTGGGTTTCTTCAGGAGTAGCGGAGAATTGCCATCCGGGCCCAGCAAGCTGTGGCAAAACCGCGGCCGAGCGGGGAGCACACGGAGAGGAACGCTGTTTCGCGGAGAAGAGGAAGTTGGGAGCGTGGTTTTGAAGCGAAGTCCGCAGGAGGAAAGCAGGGCTGCAGGGCGAGCAGGCGCCTCCCGGGCCCAGCTGCAGGGGCGGTGGGTTTCCTGCAGGGGCCGCAGGGCAAGGCTTCCCCTGGTGGGGCCTGAGCCGGGGGGTTCTCTCCGCGGAGGGTTCTAATCTTGGGTCTGTAGCCGTGGGTTTTTCCCGAGCCTGACCCTGGGTGGTGGGCTCCGCCTTCCAGCCTTCCCTCCCCGCCTCCCGAGTCCACTTCCGTGAGATGTCCCTTCACTGGTTTTCGCAGTTCTAACAGCTTCTTAGTGGCGTCTTGTGGACAACCGGAATTCCAAATCCCACTGCTTCCGCTGCACCCAAGACACGTGGCCACCAATAGAACCCTCCCACGTGCCTCTGGCTCACGTGCTGCCTCCTGCAGGGCCCGTGGCCTCTCCGCCTGGGTGAGCTGGGTCTGGGCGTGGGCCTACGTCACAGCGTTTGACCCCTCTCTTGCTTCTATCGTGTGGGGCTGACACGGTTGTTGGAGGAGTACCTTACTCTGTGATTTCAGACGTGCACTGAACGTGTCACGGCAGCGCAAATACGCTTTACCTGGAGGCTCATTTCTTTGCCGCGTTTGCCACTTCAAACGAGATACTTTGGTGCGTTTTACCCCAAACAGGGACACCCTCCCGAGAAACCACCACAGAACCCCAAATGAGGAAATCCCTGCGTTTCCACATTAGACCCCAGACCACAGGCCCACTTCAAgtgtccccacctgccccactgtgaaatgtcttttcccaaTCTGATCTGGGTTCTTTTGGGGAAGTGCTCCTGAGACTTTCCCCTATCTGTGTAACCTGGGGGGATTTAAAGAGCAAGGtggttcctggggcgcctggggtctCAGTCTGCTAAAGGCCGAGTTCacttcaggtcgtgatctcgaagtTGCTGGGTTCGAGCACCTGCTTCTGGCTGTGTgtcagcagctcagagcctacagattgcttgagattctgtgtctccctcttgctaaCCCCTCCCCCTATCAtgacctgtctctgtctctctttttcaacaataaataataaatgttaaaaaaaaaaaaaaagagcaagatggTTCCTGAGTGGCCTTTTCTGGATGGCTTCTGTCACTGAGGATGTTTTCTGCATTCACCCATGTTGTGACGTGTAtcagtccttcctttttaaattctgattaaatGTATGTAACATAACACTTACCACGTAAGTCACTTTAAGCATACAGTTGTCTGGCATTAActgcattcacactgttgtacatccatctccagaacgttGTCATGTTCCCCTAGGGAAACTCTGTATCTATTAAACCCTAAATCCCAATTCCCCTTTCGCCTCGGCCCCTACAGCCACATTCTACTTGGTGTCTCTGAGTATGACTTTTCTGGACACCTCACTTAAGTGGAA
Encoded here:
- the LOC122212719 gene encoding uncharacterized protein LOC122212719, which encodes MSQKSGGLFTDMDRDHQYLSGSSGIWNSGCPQDATKKLLELRKPVKGHLTEVDSGGGEGRLEGGAHHPGSGSGKTHGYRPKIRTLRGENPPAQAPPGEALPCGPCRKPTAPAAGPGRRLLALQPCFPPADFASKPRSQLPLLRETAFLSVCSPLGRGFATACWARMPSERERKRRCHLQPRRKERRAPEEISARRWQACCPRTGHWGQKRRKTHGGGELLCAPGRGGTAPVSTSVLPGAICSSGVSHRSPHGAVADSGGTPRPARRPKGPARPERRECELRQGSPLLDREPHEAAAGTEWARSRKTAARPRRPAPVRSARRNSSASNCDYRHVPLSLAATSPPDCCSQYTRFPVTSSCSEDSFPEGQDVSDPKLFAVEAKPQQVPLRCATHSLLAAPLPGRKLCPGHSPLGMLGT